GGGCCACGCAGAAATCATTCAGCAGGTAGCGGGTCTCGAAGTTGTCGGTGCCGTCGAGCACCATTTCGCAGCCTTCCAGCAGTGCTTCGATGTTGCCGGGGGTGAGGTCGGCCACCTGCGGCTCGACCACGATGGAGGAGTTGAAGGCGGCGATGCGGCGGGCGGCGGCGACGGCCTTGGGCAGGGACTCGGCCGCGTCCGCCTCCTCGAACAGGGTCTGGCGCTGCAGGTTGCTGGGCTCGACGTAGTCGCGGTCCACGATGCGCAGCGTGCCCACTCCGGCGCGCGCCAGCAGTCCGGC
The sequence above is drawn from the Terriglobales bacterium genome and encodes:
- a CDS encoding ThiF family adenylyltransferase, coding for MEWNPEERYSRQMLFRGIGAEGQRRLAAARVALVGCGATGSALAGLLARAGVGTLRIVDRDYVEPSNLQRQTLFEEADAAESLPKAVAAARRIAAFNSSIVVEPQVADLTPGNIEALLEGCEMVLDGTDNFETRYLLNDFCVARGRPWIYAAAVAGYGVTLNVLPGETACLACVFPESPRGTVETCDTAGILNS